Proteins from a genomic interval of Paenibacillus lentus:
- a CDS encoding DNA-directed RNA polymerase subunit beta: MRQDKKPVKKRSAWVVLLRIFLILLFLGLALFGGAVLGYVVLGKQDISGVLEWSTWRHVFDLVFAP, translated from the coding sequence ATGAGGCAAGACAAGAAACCGGTTAAGAAACGTTCTGCCTGGGTCGTGCTTCTGCGGATCTTTCTCATCCTGCTGTTCCTTGGCCTGGCACTGTTTGGAGGAGCAGTCTTAGGTTATGTCGTACTCGGCAAGCAGGATATCAGCGGTGTCCTGGAATGGAGTACATGGAGACATGTGTTTGACTTAGTTTTTGCTCCATAA
- a CDS encoding phospho-sugar mutase: MAELSHSIEEKVNGWLQDPSIDEATKEELRALTGDPAELEDRFYRDLEFGTGGLRGVIGAGSNRMNRYTVGRATQGLAQYLLKAHGNQEGRPSVVIAHDSRHFSPEFALEAALVLAGNGIEAKLFPSLRPTPQLSFTVRDLGATGGIVITASHNPPEYNGYKVYNANGGQLVPHEAEQVIANIKELTSFEQVRRLTKEEAEAQGLLVWLGEEEDEAFFDAVAGASLNPELLSSGAGKDVVVVFTPLHGTGNVPVRRVLDKLGFTQVHIVKEQEQPDAEFSTVKSPNPEERDAFKLAIELGEQVGADILIGTDPDADRMGAVVKNAAGKYEVLTGNQSGAILVHYILSQMKEAGKLPSNGAVVKTIVTSEFGAVIARYYGAEVFNTLTGFKYIGEKMDQFEQSGDYTYLFGYEESYGYLAGNYARDKDAIVASTLICEAAAYYKQQGKSLVDVLEELYAKFGYYRESLVSRTLKGKDGLAQIVALMDQFRNEPPKSIGAVSVTKVEDFSLGLYGLPKENVLKFSLEDGSWFCLRPSGTEPKIKFYFAVRGSSGADAAALLEHLQEEVLKHVGE; the protein is encoded by the coding sequence ATGGCTGAATTGAGTCATAGCATTGAAGAGAAAGTGAATGGTTGGCTTCAAGATCCTTCGATTGATGAAGCGACAAAAGAAGAATTGAGAGCATTGACGGGTGATCCTGCGGAGCTGGAGGATCGTTTTTACCGGGACCTGGAATTTGGTACAGGAGGACTTCGCGGCGTCATTGGTGCTGGAAGCAACCGCATGAACCGTTATACCGTGGGGCGTGCAACGCAAGGCTTGGCCCAATATCTGCTTAAAGCACACGGCAATCAAGAAGGGCGGCCATCGGTCGTGATTGCGCATGACAGCCGTCATTTTTCCCCGGAGTTTGCGTTAGAAGCCGCATTGGTGCTGGCAGGGAACGGAATTGAAGCCAAGCTGTTCCCATCCCTGCGCCCGACACCGCAGCTATCCTTTACAGTTCGTGACCTTGGAGCTACCGGTGGAATTGTTATTACGGCAAGCCATAACCCGCCGGAATATAACGGTTATAAAGTGTATAATGCCAACGGTGGACAACTGGTTCCGCATGAGGCGGAGCAGGTTATCGCGAATATTAAAGAGCTGACTTCCTTTGAACAGGTAAGGCGTCTGACGAAAGAAGAGGCGGAAGCTCAAGGCCTGCTTGTCTGGCTGGGCGAAGAAGAGGATGAGGCGTTTTTTGACGCAGTAGCTGGAGCTAGCTTGAATCCTGAGCTGCTATCGTCTGGAGCGGGGAAAGATGTTGTCGTTGTATTTACTCCTCTTCATGGTACGGGTAATGTACCTGTACGCCGCGTGTTGGATAAACTGGGCTTCACGCAGGTTCATATCGTCAAGGAGCAGGAACAGCCTGATGCGGAGTTCTCGACCGTGAAATCGCCAAACCCGGAGGAACGGGATGCTTTTAAGCTGGCGATTGAGCTGGGAGAGCAGGTGGGCGCGGATATCCTGATCGGTACCGACCCGGATGCGGATCGGATGGGCGCTGTGGTCAAAAATGCTGCAGGCAAGTATGAAGTTCTGACAGGCAACCAGTCTGGCGCGATCCTTGTTCATTATATCCTGAGCCAGATGAAAGAAGCTGGTAAGCTGCCGAGCAATGGGGCAGTCGTTAAGACCATCGTTACGAGTGAATTCGGCGCTGTAATTGCTCGATACTATGGAGCGGAAGTCTTCAATACGTTGACTGGGTTTAAATATATCGGCGAAAAAATGGATCAATTCGAACAATCCGGGGATTACACATATTTGTTCGGTTATGAGGAAAGCTACGGTTATTTGGCTGGTAATTATGCCCGGGATAAAGATGCGATCGTTGCTTCTACGCTCATTTGTGAAGCTGCCGCTTACTATAAGCAGCAAGGCAAATCGTTGGTCGATGTGCTTGAAGAATTGTACGCCAAGTTCGGCTACTATCGCGAATCGCTAGTGTCCCGGACGTTGAAAGGCAAAGACGGTTTGGCGCAAATCGTTGCGCTGATGGATCAATTCCGGAACGAACCGCCAAAGAGTATTGGTGCTGTTTCGGTAACGAAAGTCGAAGATTTTTCTCTGGGTCTCTATGGATTGCCGAAAGAGAATGTATTGAAGTTTTCGCTTGAGGATGGCTCATGGTTCTGCCTCCGTCCTTCTGGTACAGAGCCAAAGATCAAGTTTTACTTCGCGGTAAGAGGATCTTCAGGAGCCGATGCCGCAGCGCTGTTGGAGCATTTGCAGGAAGAAGTGCTGAAGCATGTTGGTGAATAA
- the fabZ gene encoding 3-hydroxyacyl-ACP dehydratase FabZ — MLDSKQIQEIIPHRPPFLLVDRIIEMEEGKRAVGIKNVTVNEPFFAGHFPEYPVMPGVLITEALAQVGAAAILNVESNRGKIGFLAGLDGFRFRGQVVPGDTLRLEVEITRLKGSIGKGRAVASVEGKVVAEGEIMFALS, encoded by the coding sequence ATGTTAGACTCGAAACAAATTCAAGAAATTATTCCACATCGCCCGCCATTTCTATTGGTGGACCGTATCATTGAAATGGAGGAGGGCAAACGGGCCGTTGGTATTAAGAATGTTACGGTGAATGAGCCGTTCTTCGCGGGTCATTTTCCAGAATACCCGGTGATGCCGGGTGTACTTATTACAGAGGCGCTTGCCCAGGTTGGAGCGGCAGCGATTCTCAACGTGGAGAGCAATCGGGGGAAAATCGGTTTTCTAGCTGGCCTTGATGGCTTTCGTTTTCGCGGACAGGTCGTTCCTGGCGATACCTTGCGTCTTGAGGTGGAAATTACCCGACTTAAGGGTTCCATTGGCAAAGGCCGAGCTGTAGCTTCGGTGGAAGGCAAGGTTGTGGCAGAAGGCGAGATCATGTTTGCGCTGTCCTGA
- the csaB gene encoding polysaccharide pyruvyl transferase CsaB, which produces MVTTSSQTVVVSGYYGFRNIGDEAVLQSILAALEEESKAAGIRLEPVVLSIDPEWTTRTYSVKAVHRMKFGEVRNAIKNSSGLISGGGSLLQDATGIKSIPYYLGVIKLAQWMRKPTFIYAQGVGPVNRGIFRPFIASVFRRCEYVSVRDVESAALLKATGVPKNMIEVVPDPVMGLSLPGDTNSEAEASLSDSSASPASTGASVASGEAKNAAGANSASQRELPVVGVSVRYWNPQRAELMKLAEGLNAIMSRMPFHIRFLPFHYPGDEEASRFVMNMLNPINEYDSEVSIAPQSETPLEMLEEVSRCDLLIGMRLHSLIYAASQNVPLLGISYDPKIDHFLARLGSVPVGTSFDLDHRIVAAESERLLLDQEGWRTSHAAQLEALRREAQLPAKRIVEYLRK; this is translated from the coding sequence ATGGTCACCACGTCTTCTCAAACCGTAGTTGTTTCCGGTTATTACGGATTTCGTAATATCGGGGACGAAGCGGTGCTGCAATCGATTCTGGCTGCTCTTGAAGAAGAGAGTAAGGCAGCTGGGATCAGGCTAGAGCCCGTCGTCCTATCGATTGATCCGGAGTGGACGACCCGGACTTATAGTGTAAAGGCTGTGCACCGGATGAAATTTGGTGAAGTAAGGAACGCTATTAAGAATAGTAGCGGCCTTATTAGTGGCGGGGGTAGCCTGCTGCAGGATGCGACGGGGATAAAGTCTATCCCTTATTATTTAGGCGTCATAAAGCTGGCGCAATGGATGCGTAAACCGACCTTCATTTATGCTCAAGGGGTTGGGCCTGTAAATCGCGGGATTTTCCGTCCTTTCATTGCTTCTGTGTTCCGCCGCTGCGAGTATGTCTCTGTTCGCGATGTAGAATCAGCAGCGTTACTTAAGGCTACCGGCGTTCCGAAGAATATGATCGAGGTCGTTCCTGATCCGGTGATGGGATTGTCCCTGCCGGGTGATACGAATTCAGAAGCAGAAGCGAGCTTATCAGATAGCTCGGCTTCCCCGGCAAGCACTGGAGCTTCTGTGGCGAGTGGCGAAGCGAAGAACGCAGCAGGAGCAAATTCCGCCAGCCAGCGTGAGCTTCCGGTTGTCGGCGTCTCCGTCCGCTACTGGAATCCGCAGCGCGCAGAACTGATGAAGCTGGCTGAGGGACTGAATGCGATCATGAGTAGAATGCCTTTTCATATTCGCTTTCTGCCCTTTCATTATCCTGGCGATGAAGAGGCTTCCCGTTTCGTGATGAATATGTTGAATCCTATCAATGAGTATGACAGCGAAGTGAGCATTGCGCCTCAAAGCGAGACTCCACTGGAGATGCTGGAGGAAGTCAGCCGTTGCGATTTACTGATTGGCATGCGGCTTCATAGTCTGATCTATGCGGCTTCGCAAAATGTACCGCTGCTCGGCATCTCGTATGATCCTAAGATTGACCATTTCCTGGCTCGTCTCGGCAGTGTGCCTGTGGGAACAAGCTTTGATCTGGATCACCGTATTGTCGCTGCCGAAAGCGAGCGCCTTCTGCTGGATCAAGAGGGGTGGCGCACATCGCATGCAGCACAGCTGGAGGCGCTGCGGCGCGAAGCCCAGCTTCCGGCAAAGCGAATCGTGGAATATTTACGAAAGTAA
- a CDS encoding glycosyltransferase family 4 protein has protein sequence MWLIYIIGFIVSLGLALGLTPLVKKFAFKVGAVDVPNARKVHTKLMPRLGGVGIYLAFIAAFFIVLPFIPESFSVRELNFIKAFLVGGTMILLLGALDDRFDLSAKLKFVVQIATACVVVFGFDIKLEFANIPFYTYSSVESWIAIPFTILWIVGVTNAINLIDGLDGLAAGVSAIAIGTIAVMAFFMGNVVVALLCLLLLGSIIGFLYFNFHPAKIFMGDSGALFLGFSLALLSLLGFKQIAIVSFLTPLILIGVPLSDTLFAIVRRWMQKKPIFSPDKGHLHHCLRELGFTHRQTVLIIYGIAAFFGVLAVIQSSAAMYNANWVTFVVICIMVFFLQIGAEVIGLIGKTKRPLLDFFARLRMKADTERGSK, from the coding sequence ATGTGGCTTATATATATCATCGGGTTTATCGTGTCGCTCGGCCTGGCGCTTGGGTTGACACCGCTCGTAAAGAAGTTTGCTTTTAAAGTCGGTGCGGTCGACGTGCCGAATGCGCGCAAAGTGCATACAAAGCTAATGCCGAGATTGGGCGGAGTGGGAATCTATTTAGCATTTATCGCTGCTTTTTTTATCGTACTTCCGTTTATTCCGGAATCTTTCTCTGTGCGTGAACTGAATTTTATTAAGGCGTTTCTTGTTGGCGGTACAATGATTCTGTTGCTTGGGGCGCTGGATGATCGTTTTGATCTATCAGCAAAATTGAAGTTTGTTGTGCAAATTGCTACGGCGTGTGTGGTCGTATTTGGTTTCGATATTAAACTGGAATTTGCCAATATTCCTTTTTATACGTATTCATCTGTTGAGAGCTGGATTGCTATTCCCTTCACCATCCTGTGGATCGTAGGCGTCACGAACGCCATTAACTTAATCGATGGCTTGGATGGGCTGGCCGCGGGGGTTTCCGCGATTGCGATCGGGACGATTGCTGTGATGGCATTCTTTATGGGGAATGTGGTTGTGGCTTTACTATGCTTACTGCTGCTTGGCAGCATCATCGGCTTTCTGTATTTCAACTTTCATCCGGCCAAAATATTTATGGGCGATTCGGGAGCCCTCTTCCTTGGATTCAGTTTGGCGCTGCTCTCGCTTCTCGGCTTTAAGCAGATTGCGATCGTGTCATTCTTAACGCCGCTCATCTTGATTGGCGTCCCTTTATCCGATACGCTATTTGCGATCGTTCGCCGCTGGATGCAGAAGAAGCCGATTTTCTCGCCGGACAAAGGTCATCTGCACCATTGCTTGCGTGAGCTAGGATTCACTCACCGTCAGACGGTGCTCATCATTTACGGCATCGCTGCATTTTTCGGCGTGCTTGCTGTCATCCAATCGTCGGCTGCTATGTATAATGCAAACTGGGTAACCTTTGTCGTTATTTGCATCATGGTGTTCTTCCTGCAAATCGGTGCTGAAGTCATCGGCCTGATTGGCAAGACCAAGCGACCACTGCTCGATTTCTTTGCTCGTCTGCGCATGAAGGCTGACACGGAGCGCGGATCGAAGTGA
- a CDS encoding DUF5693 family protein — protein sequence MIQGWPRWNNASRKWLWILVVVGIVASLPVIYQRVQTEGSAKKVEFVFNYRGLLEVATYQADPTAFMDEQLDRLKEAGVGSMAMFETTLDELSKARRIMLFTAADVAKQNNTVIAENGNYTYVAFTNEENDRQLRPLIEQGLSKLDIAVFPWQYGEHGGLMIAAGPEDAVLKPLLKTDPIAFAMLRDKGFSIVPRLSDNVPFNEEDIDKLLSFYKDNGVTRVMLDGEGVKGFRENEEKNSIETMANLLNKHELGIVAIENMRVQPKGFHKIAYLTDYNVVRLFSLSDTDVNLDKKIVSDKIALATKDRNIRMIYINAAPSKDMQKAAMTHPLDNIVHTLLEPGNAVERVKKNGFEIGQAEAFQVVDAPWQKYLKAIVVAGGVAFVALLVSIFAPSLTLVSFLIGMVGSAGLYVLKPTLLEQALALGVSISAPTIAMILAVRKVRELNKAIPDMSAGRRLTHTLVLYLKTAVLSLLAVPFVIALLNNITYSLVLSQFRGVSLLHLAPIFLVAVYIMFYKGTSLVQELRAWMRLPITLVMVVAAVVLGAAAFYYLSRTGNAGTPLPGEAEFRAMLENTFGVRPRNKEFLLAHPLFIVGIFAAFRYRWASYAMIVAVIGQLSMVDTFAHIHTPAVLSLIRSVLGLGLGLIFGLLAALVWYILERCWEKWSPRLLKP from the coding sequence GTGATCCAAGGTTGGCCGCGGTGGAATAATGCTTCCCGCAAATGGTTGTGGATATTAGTTGTAGTCGGCATTGTCGCTTCTTTGCCTGTCATTTATCAGCGTGTTCAGACAGAAGGATCGGCGAAGAAGGTGGAGTTTGTTTTTAATTATCGCGGATTGCTGGAGGTAGCAACCTATCAAGCGGACCCTACGGCCTTTATGGACGAACAGCTCGATCGTTTGAAGGAGGCTGGCGTCGGCTCGATGGCGATGTTTGAGACAACATTGGACGAGCTGTCCAAAGCTCGCCGGATTATGCTGTTTACGGCGGCGGATGTTGCCAAGCAGAATAATACCGTGATTGCCGAGAATGGCAACTATACTTACGTTGCTTTTACGAACGAGGAAAACGACCGGCAGCTTAGACCGCTCATCGAGCAGGGGCTGAGCAAGTTGGACATCGCTGTTTTCCCCTGGCAGTATGGGGAGCACGGCGGTCTTATGATTGCCGCGGGGCCGGAGGATGCGGTGTTGAAGCCGCTTCTGAAGACGGACCCGATTGCCTTTGCGATGCTGCGTGATAAAGGCTTTAGCATCGTACCTCGTCTTAGTGATAATGTACCGTTTAATGAAGAAGATATCGACAAACTGCTGTCTTTTTATAAAGATAATGGGGTAACGCGTGTCATGCTCGACGGGGAAGGCGTAAAAGGCTTCCGTGAGAATGAGGAGAAGAACAGCATTGAGACAATGGCGAATTTATTGAACAAACACGAGCTTGGGATCGTCGCTATTGAAAATATGAGGGTTCAGCCTAAAGGCTTCCATAAGATCGCTTATTTGACTGATTATAATGTAGTTCGCTTGTTCTCGCTGTCGGATACCGACGTTAACCTAGATAAGAAGATCGTTTCTGATAAGATCGCCTTAGCGACTAAGGATCGTAATATTCGCATGATTTATATTAATGCCGCTCCAAGTAAGGACATGCAGAAGGCGGCGATGACGCATCCGCTCGATAATATTGTTCATACGCTATTGGAGCCAGGAAATGCCGTAGAGCGCGTGAAGAAAAATGGCTTTGAAATAGGACAAGCCGAAGCATTTCAAGTTGTTGATGCGCCTTGGCAAAAATATTTGAAAGCTATTGTCGTAGCAGGTGGTGTGGCGTTTGTGGCGCTCTTGGTGTCCATCTTTGCACCATCACTGACACTCGTCTCATTCCTGATCGGAATGGTGGGTTCCGCTGGATTGTATGTATTGAAGCCTACTTTGTTGGAGCAGGCTCTCGCTTTAGGTGTTTCTATCAGTGCGCCTACGATTGCAATGATTCTGGCTGTGCGCAAGGTGAGAGAGCTTAATAAAGCGATACCGGATATGTCAGCAGGTCGCAGGCTGACTCACACGCTTGTGCTGTATTTAAAAACCGCGGTGCTGTCCTTGTTGGCTGTGCCATTTGTAATTGCTTTGCTAAACAATATTACGTACAGTTTGGTTCTTAGCCAGTTCCGAGGAGTCAGTCTGTTGCATTTGGCACCGATATTTTTGGTTGCTGTTTATATTATGTTTTATAAGGGTACTAGCTTGGTGCAGGAATTACGAGCCTGGATGCGCCTGCCAATTACTCTGGTAATGGTAGTGGCAGCGGTTGTGCTGGGTGCCGCCGCATTCTATTACTTGTCACGTACCGGGAATGCGGGTACGCCGCTTCCGGGAGAAGCGGAATTCCGAGCGATGCTGGAGAATACATTTGGTGTAAGGCCTCGTAATAAGGAGTTTTTATTAGCTCATCCATTGTTCATTGTCGGTATATTTGCGGCTTTCCGTTATCGCTGGGCTTCATATGCTATGATTGTTGCGGTAATTGGTCAGCTGTCAATGGTAGATACCTTTGCTCATATTCATACGCCGGCCGTGCTGTCGCTCATTCGCAGCGTGCTTGGATTAGGTCTTGGCTTGATCTTTGGATTATTGGCCGCTTTAGTATGGTATATCCTTGAAAGGTGCTGGGAGAAATGGTCACCACGTCTTCTCAAACCGTAG
- a CDS encoding flagellar hook-basal body protein, whose translation MNNSMISAMVSMNGIQQRLNMIADNMANVDTVGYKRKEADFQDTLNSVMQQSPEFQQPGRATPLGLNMGYGSRMAELSVNFTQGTLKETGNMTDLAIQGNAMFQVMTQEGEIGFTRAGNFNLQPNPEDPATSYLVTSLGNPVLNTDGEFIEVPSGSKLQIDGAGNIIAVDGTVETEVGRIGLVTPLRPDSLIQKDSNLFVLPPGEIEGVIIATSDLALEEQATIRQGVLENSNVDLANEMAEMMKVQRAYQLAARALTSSDTMMNLANNLRG comes from the coding sequence ATGAATAACTCAATGATTAGTGCTATGGTATCCATGAATGGAATTCAGCAGCGTCTGAATATGATTGCCGACAATATGGCAAATGTTGATACTGTAGGATATAAACGCAAGGAAGCGGATTTTCAAGATACGCTGAATAGCGTCATGCAGCAATCCCCCGAATTTCAACAGCCTGGTCGCGCTACCCCGCTTGGTTTAAATATGGGATACGGCTCCCGCATGGCAGAGCTGTCTGTGAACTTTACCCAGGGCACGCTGAAAGAGACCGGCAATATGACGGATCTTGCCATTCAAGGCAACGCGATGTTCCAAGTGATGACTCAAGAGGGTGAAATTGGTTTTACCCGAGCGGGTAATTTTAATCTCCAGCCTAACCCTGAGGATCCGGCAACGAGCTATCTCGTGACTAGTTTGGGAAATCCCGTATTAAATACCGATGGAGAATTCATTGAAGTTCCTTCCGGCTCCAAGCTGCAAATTGATGGAGCAGGAAATATTATAGCTGTAGATGGAACAGTGGAGACGGAAGTCGGACGTATCGGGTTAGTTACTCCTCTGCGTCCCGATTCGCTGATCCAGAAGGATAGTAATTTGTTTGTTTTGCCACCGGGCGAAATAGAGGGGGTAATTATTGCCACCTCAGATCTGGCTCTAGAAGAACAGGCTACGATTCGACAGGGCGTCCTTGAGAATTCCAATGTCGACCTGGCAAATGAAATGGCTGAAATGATGAAGGTGCAACGGGCCTATCAGCTTGCTGCACGTGCGCTAACTTCCAGTGATACAATGATGAACTTAGCCAATAACTTGCGTGGATAG
- a CDS encoding WecB/TagA/CpsF family glycosyltransferase, translating into MQETVQYLTEVVSARKPHQVITANPIMVMAALENPAYKQMMQQAELIVPDGSGVVWASRVGGDPVAERVAGYDLLHELMKRGERYRWKVYLLGASPEVVQETAKRLREQYPGTEIVGYRDGYFGLEQDDEIIAEIRRTSPDLLFVARGADNQEPWIAKYKHRLAVPVMMGVGGSFDVISGRTKRAPKVFQKLRLEWLYRLLKEPTRFRRMLALPKFVVRVLRERGNLTKSN; encoded by the coding sequence ATGCAGGAGACAGTTCAGTATTTGACCGAGGTGGTTTCCGCTCGTAAACCGCATCAAGTAATCACTGCAAACCCGATTATGGTCATGGCTGCTTTGGAGAATCCTGCCTATAAGCAGATGATGCAGCAGGCTGAGTTAATCGTGCCTGACGGTTCAGGCGTCGTCTGGGCTTCCCGGGTCGGTGGTGATCCAGTGGCGGAACGGGTGGCCGGCTATGATCTTTTGCATGAATTAATGAAGCGGGGAGAGCGTTATCGCTGGAAGGTCTATTTGCTTGGAGCTAGCCCCGAGGTTGTGCAGGAAACCGCGAAGCGGCTCAGGGAACAATATCCCGGGACGGAAATCGTAGGATATCGGGACGGTTATTTTGGCTTGGAGCAGGATGACGAGATTATAGCAGAAATACGTAGAACAAGCCCGGATTTGCTGTTCGTTGCCCGCGGCGCGGATAATCAGGAGCCATGGATCGCCAAATACAAACATCGGCTTGCTGTGCCCGTCATGATGGGTGTGGGTGGCAGCTTTGATGTTATCTCTGGACGAACTAAACGGGCCCCTAAGGTGTTCCAGAAGCTTCGGCTTGAATGGTTATACCGTTTGTTAAAGGAACCGACCCGGTTCCGTAGAATGCTTGCGCTGCCGAAATTCGTAGTTCGCGTGCTACGTGAGCGAGGAAACCTGACAAAATCGAATTAA